ATGGACGCGCATATCGAGGACATCCACGCCGCGATGGAGCGGATTAACGCGAGGATCACTGATGGCTTTGGAGTTGCCGAGCAGAAGAAACTGGTTGCCGCGCTCAAACGCATCGTCACGAACTTCTCTGAATAATCGTGATTTCGTTCACCCAGTTAGTTTTATTTTTATCAAAACTGTAGCTTGCTATAAATTAGGAAAGGTTACCAATGGCAGATCAAGAATCGGAAATACGGAAAGACGGGCAGCGGAACGCTCAAGACTTGAAGCTTGAGTCGGGGCAGGAAAGCGGCGGCTTCACCTCGTCGATTACCCCACGTCAGCGCGGGCTGATGATGGCGGTGCTGTTGCTTGGTTCGTTCACAGCGCTGATGGCCGAGACATTCCTGAACAATGCGCTGCCGACGATTATGGATGCGTTTTCCATGAGCCAGGCGACTGCACAATGGCTCACCACTGCCTATCTGTTGGTGGTCGGTTTGATGATCCCGATGTCCGCGTGGGTGTTCGAGTCCTTTAATCTACGCACCACGTTCGTCACGCTGATGGCTGTCTTCTTTATCGGTTCAATCGTCTGCATTTTCGCGCCAAACTTCTGGGTGCTGCTCGCGGGCCGCATCATCGAGGCCATCGCCGCCGGCGGGTTGATGCCGTTCATCCAGAACGTTATCCTGATGATGTTCCCGCCAGAAAAGCGAGGTATGGCCATGGGCATCACCGGCCTGGTCATCGGCTTCGGGCCGGCGGTCGGCCCCACCATTTCCGGCCTTATTCTCAAGGTTTCCAGCTGGAAGATGCTCTTCATCATTCTCGCCATTGCGAGCGCCATCACTGCGATTCTCGCCGTGCCGCTGGTGCGCAACCTCACCTCGCCGCACCACAGCACGACTGACGTCATCTCCTTCGCAGAGTCCATTTTCGGCTTCGGCCTCATCCTTTATGCGCTTTCCGAAGTCGGCAACACCGGTCGTATCACGGTGATGCTCGCGGTACTGTTCATTGTTGGCGTGGTCATCATGGCGCTCTTCTGTGTCCGCCAGCTCAAGCTCTCCAACCCCCTGCTCGACATCCATGTCTTCGGCAACGCCCGCTTCAACCTCTGCACGCTGCTGAGCACCATCAGCAACATCGCCATGGTCGGCATCGAACTGGTGCTGCCGCTTTATCTGCAGACCACGCGCGCCGAATCAGCGCTCACCAGCGGTCTGGTGATGATGCCGGGCGCGCTTGTTATGGTGATCTGCAACCCGATTTCCGGCACGCTCTACGACAAGCTCGGTATCAAGAAACTCTCGCTCTTCGGCTTCCTGATGCTCCTGATCGGCTCCGTTCCGATGCTCTGGTTCAGCGCGAAAACAAGCCTCTTCGTGATCGGCCTGTGCTATGCGCTGCGCATGGGCGGCATCTCCTTCACGATGATGACCACGTTCACCGCCGGCATCAACCTGAGCTCCGCCCGCCTCACCGCGCACGCCAACGCCGCTTCGTCCACGGTCCGACAGGTCGGCGGCTCGCTGGGCACGGCGCTCGCGATGCTCGTCATCTCCCTGGCCGCGACTTCGCAGGCCTCCGCCGGCAAGGCCACAGCTCAGGCCATCGGCTACAACTGGGGCTTCATCCTCATGGTCATCTTCGCCGTCATCGGTCTCGTCGCCTCCTTCTTCCTTCCGAACGCCACCACCGAGCGCAAACTCATCGCCGCCGAGAGCGAGTAAGCGCGAACCCAGTGGTCACGGCAATCAGGAAGAAAAGCACTAAAAGCGCTCTAGAATAATGCTTTTCTTCCTGATTGATGATTGCCCTGCGGTGAAAAGCACCTTTCCCGGGGCTTTTTGGTGCTTTTCTCACTGGTTCCTGACTTGGTGGCGGTGAGTCGGGGCGCCGTGTTGACTTCGAGTGCTTGAAGTTTCTAGGCTTGATGGCGACGACGATATCGTAATGGGTAATTTGCGAAAGGAACCAGTCATGGCCAAGAAACAGACGGCGGGGCACGAGCAGCTTGGAGAGTTCGCGCCGCAGTTCGCGCATCTGAACGACGACGTGCTTTTCGGCGAGGTGTGGAGCCGCGAGGACGAGCTTTCTGCGCACGACCGCTCGATGATCACCATCGCAGCCATCATCGCGATGGGCGCCACCGAACAGATGGACGCGCATTTCAACATCGGCAAGGCCAACGGCATCACCAAGGACGAGATCGCCGCCGAAATCACGCATCTCGCCTTTTACGTCGGCTGGCCGAAAGCTTGGTCGGCGTTCAACCGCGCGAAGAAGATTTGGGCGGACGAGTAGGTCCTTGCCCTGAGGTCTCCGTCGTTTTGACGAGACGGGACAGACGGGATATCCACTATATTTCGGTATTTTTAAACCGGTGATTCATCAATGTTGGCGTCATGGCATGAGCGTGACGTCAACGTTTTTATTTGAGGGAATCAAGATATATCAATGTGTCGAAAACAAAGAAAGATAAAACGGGAGCCGCTTGACAGAATCGAACTGTCGACCTTCTCATTACGAGTGAGACGCTCTACCAACTGAGCTAAAGCGGCAAGGCCCGAGCGGCATACGCCACCCGCGCACAAAACAATAATGATACTGGTTGACGTGGATTTTGTCTACGAACGCCGCGTTCGGACGTGTCTTAAGAAAAGGAGCTCACACTTAAACGCAAATGGAAATGAGAGAATGGCGGGATTGCAACAGATTAGGATTCGTATCCAAGTAAAAGCGTGAGTGTGACTTCCCGAATACCAATGACAACGGCCCGAGGGACAATGAGTGCATGAACGAGACAATGGGTGAAGCCAGGCGCGCCGGGGCGGAACACGCGGAACATGGGGATTTCGAGGACTTCTACGCCATCATCCCCGCGGGCGGCACGGGTTCGCGCCTGTGGCCGCTGAGCCGCGGAGCCAGGCCCAAGTTCCTCTTCGATCTGATGGGCAGCGGCAGCACGCTCATCCAGTCCACGTTCGCCCGCCTCGCCCGACTGACCGGCCCCGACCACATCGTGGTGAGCACGGGCTGGCGGCACGTCGCCGAGGTGGAGGCCCAGCTGCCCGATCTCGCCGAATCCAACATCTTCGCCGAGCCGGTGCCGCGCGACTCCACCGCCGCCATCGCCTTGGCCACCGCCATCCTCGCGCGTCGCCACGGCGACCACATCGTGGTCGGTTCCTTCGCCGCCGACCATGTGATCCGCGGCAAGGAAACGTTTGCCGAGTCCGTGCGTCAGGCCGTGGCCGTGGCGCGCGCCGGCTACGTGACGACCATCGGCATCGCGGCCTCCCGCCCATCCACCGCGTTTGGCTACATTCACCAAGGCCGTTCGCTGGCCGGCGAGGTGGCCGGGGCGCCGAGCGCGCGCCTGGTGGAGCGTTTCGTGGAGAAGCCGGATTCCGCCACCGCGCAGGCCTACCTTTCCACCGGCGAGTATCGCTGGAACGCAGGCATGTTCATCATGCGGGCCGACGTGTTGCTCGACCATCTGCGCGAATACAAGCCCCAGCTGTTCGACGCCATCTTGCATATCGCCGACGCCTACGCGGCCGAGGACGAGGCCGAAGCCAAGGATGCTGAGAATGGCGGTAATGGCAAGCAAGGTGGGGCCGAAGGGTTGGCCGCGTTGCCCTTGGATTATAAGGACACGAACGGTGACGGTCATGGTGATGGTGACAGCGACACCAGCGCCGATGCCGAATCTGGCTCAGACATCAATCTCGACGCGGTCGATGAGGCCATGGCCAAATACTGGCCGGGCATTGAGAAAGTCGCCTTCGACTACGCGGTGGCCGAACCCCTGAGCGTGGCCGGCGGAGTCGCGATGGTTCCTGGCGATTTTGGCTGGGACGATATCGGCGACTTCAATTCCGTGGCGGCGCTGCTGCCGAGTACCGGGGAGCGCAACATCAAGATCCTGGGTGACACCGACCGCGTGGTGAGCATCGACAGCGCCGGTGACGTGGTGATGCCGCTTTCCGAACGTACCATCGCGCTGCTTGGCGTCAACGACATGGTGGTGGCCGACACCCCCGACGCCCTGCTCATCGCCCCGCGCGCCCGCAGCCAGGAAGTCAAGGATATGGTGACTTATCTCGACCGCGAGGGCCGCGACGACATCCTGTAAGGGTTAAGGGTTAAGGATTTACGGATACGGTAACGTTCTTCAACGATTCATTTGTTTGGAATTC
This Bifidobacterium sp. ESL0790 DNA region includes the following protein-coding sequences:
- a CDS encoding MDR family MFS transporter is translated as MADQESEIRKDGQRNAQDLKLESGQESGGFTSSITPRQRGLMMAVLLLGSFTALMAETFLNNALPTIMDAFSMSQATAQWLTTAYLLVVGLMIPMSAWVFESFNLRTTFVTLMAVFFIGSIVCIFAPNFWVLLAGRIIEAIAAGGLMPFIQNVILMMFPPEKRGMAMGITGLVIGFGPAVGPTISGLILKVSSWKMLFIILAIASAITAILAVPLVRNLTSPHHSTTDVISFAESIFGFGLILYALSEVGNTGRITVMLAVLFIVGVVIMALFCVRQLKLSNPLLDIHVFGNARFNLCTLLSTISNIAMVGIELVLPLYLQTTRAESALTSGLVMMPGALVMVICNPISGTLYDKLGIKKLSLFGFLMLLIGSVPMLWFSAKTSLFVIGLCYALRMGGISFTMMTTFTAGINLSSARLTAHANAASSTVRQVGGSLGTALAMLVISLAATSQASAGKATAQAIGYNWGFILMVIFAVIGLVASFFLPNATTERKLIAAESE
- a CDS encoding carboxymuconolactone decarboxylase family protein; this translates as MAKKQTAGHEQLGEFAPQFAHLNDDVLFGEVWSREDELSAHDRSMITIAAIIAMGATEQMDAHFNIGKANGITKDEIAAEITHLAFYVGWPKAWSAFNRAKKIWADE
- a CDS encoding mannose-1-phosphate guanylyltransferase, with product MGEARRAGAEHAEHGDFEDFYAIIPAGGTGSRLWPLSRGARPKFLFDLMGSGSTLIQSTFARLARLTGPDHIVVSTGWRHVAEVEAQLPDLAESNIFAEPVPRDSTAAIALATAILARRHGDHIVVGSFAADHVIRGKETFAESVRQAVAVARAGYVTTIGIAASRPSTAFGYIHQGRSLAGEVAGAPSARLVERFVEKPDSATAQAYLSTGEYRWNAGMFIMRADVLLDHLREYKPQLFDAILHIADAYAAEDEAEAKDAENGGNGKQGGAEGLAALPLDYKDTNGDGHGDGDSDTSADAESGSDINLDAVDEAMAKYWPGIEKVAFDYAVAEPLSVAGGVAMVPGDFGWDDIGDFNSVAALLPSTGERNIKILGDTDRVVSIDSAGDVVMPLSERTIALLGVNDMVVADTPDALLIAPRARSQEVKDMVTYLDREGRDDIL